The Clupea harengus chromosome 6, Ch_v2.0.2, whole genome shotgun sequence genome contains a region encoding:
- the LOC105899921 gene encoding C-myc promoter-binding protein-like isoform X3: MLEDKGPRVADYFVVAGLTDPSKPQDEELRFDDVCHKTARPKAPITDVTVVMRSLGEEVPPGYVCVETTPTGLSADLNNGSLMAPQIYLCYRRGRDKPPLTDLGVLYEWKERLKQGCHLVQSTPGGRPANLSGSSQRVYVTYRRSPESQSHASLAVTDICVIIPGKGETPPHTFCKVEKNLNSSMWGSSVFLCYKKSVAKTNTIAYKAGLFSRYPEEDYESFPLPESVPLFCLPMGATLECWPSHTKYSLPVFSTFVLTGSSAEKVYGAAIQFYEPFSEECLTDRQRLQLGLPTPDPQAVSHSPTSDPKGVLRTIHTNKSICLLSHWPFFDAFRKFLTFLYRYSISGPHALPIEKHISHFMHKVPFPSSQRPRILVQLSPHDSLMLSQPVSSPLPLSGGRFSTLLQSLGPENAVTLLVYAITEQKILVHSLRPAVLTSVTEALVSMIFPFHWQCPYVPLCPLALAGVLSAPCPFIVGLDTRYFDLYEPPPDVNCVDLDTNTVSEMEDKRALTWKILPKKACKNLMNALSNLYQQLSEDHQRPRHDGLADAYMCVTESEVGSGRSLQSLELEIQEAFLRFMAALLRGYRSYLRPITQAPSEKTTDASSLFDLQGFLRSRDRSHQKFYSAMVKTQLFSRFIEECSFVSDKDASLAFFDDCVDKLFSSERTVEKAKVDGERSEEGRLIEFDESHRSEHTVFSTPPELPPLPEGEEHPLCYSYAGFPVLTDDLFDRVDGLRTAASLLASRQSCPTSPAPMFRRTKQEIKLAQKVAKKYSSVPQMWSKCLLRHCYGLWFICLPAYVKVCHSKVRALRTAYDVLRKMHTKKLQPPDEVCYRVLMQLCGQYGQPVLAVRVLFEMKKAGVHPNAITYGYYNKAVLESTWPSSTRGGYFLWLKLRNVVLGVAQFRQALKKNQQQFIQTPLSDGSDLDALSQGSMDSSNETNPTDLIKVETTDDRSSTASMGSVNGDSCAACSLGVCSDSDTPVLLSGDQSDLGYNSLSKEEVRRGETIPEKEKGESDCSSFSETESAKGSGDCLPHLVFPEVSAPKQQRPGIVRGNCPYDGPAHKKQESSSDVAGLLFSSSLEDIGVMQGGSLHRRLGNKREKTEGSLEQSGVRCRRHSGDSSTPTPTGTVLGLSLNQGETDPHKIACNLGDDAKILSGTLRKSRRPETLDVNSKHTHDAPRHALAHTEAEDADSSDEEKADEDKVDNDLAAIFDLEDLDLDSEEIVGSGYGAGLRRQSMPARPAKRMGIQMGFDPLSLLAAESGCEVQEVSSEGAGARTPPGVRRDLAEEIEMYMNHVGSPMSSRAPSSVDLRFPTSPAGGTHETRRCSLPHCSSRALSVPRSHTFHTHQQVSHSHNSHAHRSRTPQANTPTHARARLWSSPTCDPDAAPFRGERDLPSGLASPSPSPSPYSSSFGLDTLITPSLDVFKTSMVSAGKGVAEKASRWYSRLATYTTPTKDMSSDRLSVLSGEEDEQDGEGEEVFLAPDGPFSPKRSGPHGPLRRSPRRSPMHSRVQSPDPRSSFPRGSLNTGYLLSPPPSFDRSDLGSSRYTSNTSIFQNYAMEILISSCSRCKTCDCLVYDEEIMAGWTADDSNLNTICPFCGNPFLPFLNVEIRDLRGPGRLFLKNSPSADEANWMNSSSYSVSTGLDTGTSTLSPTSPAPTRTQRSSSFCRAPYIDIPAERQQGSLSPGAPMARSVSAFGPLEESPRPLHRVPTGSLPSRLNEATDPLSMEWRLHHPEPVTVPYLSPLVLWKELESLLENEGDQAITLSGLVDHHPIIFWNLVWYFRRLDLPSNLPGLILTSDHCNRGSQVPRDWMSEDSKHVLVQILWDNLKLHQDPIQPFYILWNTQSLSYPMCRLGNDKESVFGEEVLQGVVRSIQRNDIHTPMCHILQLLAHTLGVHRQRSLYRDILFLSLVALGKDNIDIDAFDREYKLAYDRMSPALVKLTHNCDRPPSTGVMECRKTFGEPYL; this comes from the exons ATGTTGGAAGACAAAGGTCCCCGTGTAGCAGACTACTTCGTGGTGGCCGGTCTGACAGACCCCTCCAAGCCACAGGATGAGGAGCTGCGCTTCGATGACGTCTGCCACAAGACGGCGCGCCCCAAGGCACCGATCACCGACGTCACCGTGGTGATGCGCTCCCTGGGGGAGGAGGTGCCGCCGGGCTACGTCTGTGTGGAGACCACGCCCACCGGACTGTCAGCTGATCTGAATAACGGTAGTCTGATGGCTCCCCAGATCTACCTGTGCTACAGGCGCGGCCGCGACAAGCCCCCCCTCACAGACCTCGG TGTTCTGTATGAATGGAAGGAGCGCTTGAAGCAGGGCTGCCACCTGGTCCAGAGCACTCCTGGCGGTCGCCCCGCCAACCTCAGCGGGTCGTCCCAGCGCGTTTACGTCACCTACCGCAGATCGCCCGAGAGCCAATCACATGCCTCGCTTGCCGTGACGGACATCTGTGTCATCATACCAGGAAAGGGCGAAACTCCTCCACACACCTTCTGCAAAGTGGAGAAGAACCTGAACAGCAGCATG TGGGGgtcttctgtctttctgtgctaCAAGAAATCGGTGGCCAAAACCAACACCATCGCCTACAAAGCAG GGTTGTTCAGCAGGTACCCAGAGGAGGACTACGAGTCGTTCCCTCTGCCAGAGTCGGTGCCCCTCTTCTGTCTACCCATGGGAGCCACGCTGGAATGCTGGCCCTCCCACACCAAATActccctccctgtcttctcCACCTTTGTGCTCACGGGCTCCTCAGCGGAGAAG GTGTATGGTGCGGCCATCCAGTTCTACGAGCCCTTCTCCGAGGAGTGCCTGACGGACAGGCAGCGTCTGCAGCTGGGCCTGCCCACCCCTGACCCCCAGGCCGTTTCGCACTccccgacctctgaccccaaggGCGTCTTGCGCACCATTCACACCAACAAAAGCATCTGTCTGCTCTCACACTGGCCCTTCTTCGACGCCTTCCGGAAGTTTCTCACCTTCCTCTACCGCTACTCTATCTCCGGGCCACATGCTCTTCCCATTgagaa GCACATCTCTCACTTTATGCACAAAGTTCCCTTCCCCTCGTCTCAAAGACCTCGCATTCTTGTACAG CTTTCCCCCCATGACAGTCTGATGTTGAGCCAgcctgtgtcctctcctctgcccctcaG CGGGGGGCGGTTCTCCACGCTTCTTCAGAGTCTGGGTCCTGAGAATGCTGTCACGCTGCTGGTGTACGCCATCACTGAGCAGAAGATCTTGGTGCACTCCCTACGGCCCGCTGTGCTCACCAGTGTTACAGAGGCTCTGGTGTCT atgATCTTCCCCTTCCACTGGCAGTGCCCGTACGTGCCCCTGTGCCCACTGGCGTTAGCAGGGGTGTTGAGCGCCCCCTGCCCCTTCATCGTCGGGTTGGACACTCGCTACTTCGACCTCTATGAGCCTCCTCCTGATGTCAACTGTGTGGACCTGGACACAAACACCGTCTCAGA GATGGAGGACAAGCGTGCTCTGACGTGGAAGATCCTCCCAAAGAAAGCCTGCAAAAACCTGATGAATGCACTCAGCAACCTCTACCAGCAGCTAAgtgaag atcACCAGAGGCCGCGGCACGACGGGCTGGCAGacgcatacatgtgtgtgacggagagcgAGGTGGGCAGCGGGCGCAGCCTGCAGTCGCTGGAGCTGGAGATCCAGGAAGCCTTTCTGCGCTTCATGGCGGCGCTGCTGCGAGGCTACCGCTCCTACCTGAGGCCCATCACACAGGCGCCCTCGGAGAAGACCACTGACGCCAGCTCACTCTTCGACCTGCAGG ggttcttGCGCAGCAGGGATCGTTCTCATCAGAAGTTCTACTCTGCGATGGTGAAGACGCAGCTCTTCAGCCGCTTCATTGAGGAGTGCTCCTTTGTCAGCGACAAAGATGCCAGCCTGGCCTTCTTCGACGACTGTGTGGACAAA CTGTTTAGCTCAGAGCGGACTGTAGAAAAGGCCAAG gttgacGGAGAGCGCAGTGAAGAGGGCAGATTGATAGAGTTCGATGAGTCTCACAGAAGTGAACACACTGTCTTCAGCACACCCCCTGAGCTCCCACCCCTgccagagggagaggagcatcCACTCTGCTACag TTACGCTGGCTTCCCTGTGCTGACGGATGACTTGTTTGATCGTGTTGATGGCCTGAGGACTGCTGCCTCTCTGCTTGCCAGTCGTCAGAGCTGCCCTACGAGTCCTGCTCCCATGTTCAGACGCACCAAACAG gAGATAAAGCTGGCTCAGAAGGTGGCTAAGAAGTACTCGTCCGTGCCCCAGATGTGGTCTAAGTGCCTGCTGCGCCACTGCTACGGGCTGTGGTTCATCTGCCTGCCCGCCTACGTGAAGGTCTGCCACTCCAAGGTGCGGGCACTCCGCACCGCTTACGACGTGCTGCGGAAGATGCACACCAAGAAGCTACAGCCACctgacgag gtgtgtTACAGAGTGCTGATGCAGCTTTGTGGTCAGTATGGCCAGCCTGTTCTGGCCGTGAGAGTTCTGTTTGAGATGAAGAAAGCTGGCGTCCATCCCAATGCCATCACCTATGGCTACTACAACAAG gctgtGTTAGAGAGCACATGGCCATCCAGCACCAGAGGGGGCTACTTCCTGTGGCTGAAGTTGAGAAACGTGGTTCTGGGCGTGGCCCAGTTCAGACAGGCTCTGAAGAAGAATCAACAGCAGTTTATACAAACACCTCTCTCAG ATGGCAGTGACTTGGACGCCCTGAGTCAGGGCAGCATGGACAGCTCCAATGAGACTAACCCCACCGACCTTATCAAAGTAGAGACCACTGATGATAGATCTAGCACAg CCAGCATGGGCAGTGTGAACGGGGACTCTTGTGCAGCTtgctctctgggtgtgtgttctgattcGGACACACCTGTTCTGCTCTCAG gtgACCAGTCAGATCTGGGCTACAACTCTCTGTCCAAAGAAGAGGTACGCAGAGGGGAGACCATTCccgagaaagagaagggggagagtgactgcagctcct TTTCTGAAACCGAGAGTGCCAAAGGCAGTGGAGACTGTCTTCCACATTTGGTCTTCCCAGAAGTCTCTGCTCCTAAGCAGCAACGTCCAGGGATCGTCCGTGGCAACTGTCCCTATGATGGTCCTGCCCATAAAAAACAAGAAAGCTcctcag ATGTCGCTGGTCtactcttttcctcctctttagAGGACATTGGGGTCATGCAGGGAGGCAGTCTGCATCGTCGTCTTGGTAACAAACGGGAAAAAACAGAAGGGTCTCTGGAGCAGTCAGGGGTCAGATGTCGTCGTCACAGCGGCGACTCCtccacccctacccccaccgGCACAGTCCTGGGCCTGAGCCTGAACCAGGGTGAGACGGACCCTCACAAGATTGCCTGTAACCTAGGAGACGATGCCAAGATCCTCTCAGGGACCCTCCGCAAGAGCCGGCGACCCGAAACACTGGAcgtcaacagcaaacacactcacgacGCACCAAggcacgcactcgcacacacagaagcagaagATGCAGACTCCAGTGATGAGGAAAAGGCTGACGAGGACAAGGTGGACAACGacctggcagccatctttgacCTTGAAGACCTCGACCTGGATTCAGAGGAGATTGTGGGTAGCGGCTACGGGGCGGGACTGCGGCGTCAGTCGATGCCGGCCCGCCCGGCCAAGCGCATGGGCATCCAGATGGGCTTCGACCCGCTGTCCCTCCTGGCGGCCGAGAGCGGGTGTGAGGTGCAGGAGGTGTCAAGTGAGGGCGCTGGCGCTCGGACTCCCCCTGGGGTGCGCCGCGACCTGGCAGAGGAAATCGAGATGTACATGAACCACGTTGGCAGCCCAATGAGCAGCCGCGCGCCCAGCAGCGTGGACCTGCGCTTCCCCACCAGCCCAGCAGGGGGAACCCACGAGACACGGCGTTGCAGCCTGCCTCACTGCTCGTCCCGGGCGCTGTCAGTTCCCCGCTCGCACACCTTCCACACGCACCAGCAGGTGTCCCACTCGCACAACTCGCACGCGCATCGCTCGCGCACGCCCCAGgccaacacccccacccacgcCAGGGCCCGCCTGTGGTCCTCGCCAACGTGCGACCCCGACGCGGCCCCCTTTAGAGGCGAGAGAGACCTGCCCTCTGGCCTggcctccccttccccctctccctccccgtaCTCCTCGTCTTTCGGACTGGACACGCTAATCACGCCCTCACTGGATGTCTTCAAGACCAGCATGGTGTCGGCGGGGAAGGGTGTGGCCGAGAAGGCCAGTCGCTGGTACTCGCGCCTGGCCACTTACACCACTCCCACCAAG gacatgAGCTCAGACCGGTTGAGTGTGTTGTCTGGGGAGGAGGACGAGCAGGAtggcgagggagaggaggtgtttTTGGCCCCTGACGGGCCCTTCTCCCCGAAGCGCTCTGGCCCCCACGGGCCCCTCAGGCGCAGCCCCCGCCGGAGCCCCATGCACAGCCGCGTGCAGAGCCCCGACCCTCGGTCCAGCTTCCCTCGCGGCAGCCTAAACACAG gttatcttctctctcctcctcctagtTTTGACCGCTCTGACCTGGGCTCGTCTCGATACACCAGCAACACAAGCATCTTCCAGAACTATgccatggag atCCTGATCTCCAGCTGCTCGCGCTGTAAGACCTGTGACTGTCTGGTGTACGACGAGGAGATCATGGCTGGCTGGACGGCGGACGACTCCAACCTCAACACCATCTGCCCCTTCTGTGGGAACCCCTTCCTACCCTTCCTCAACGTGGAGATCAGGGACCTGCGGGGCCCCGGCAG GTTGTTTCTAAAGAATAGTCCATCAGCAGATGAAGCTAACTGGATGAACTCCTCCTCTTATTCTGTCTCCACGGGGCTGGACACTGGAacctccaccctctcccccacctcccctgctccgacacgcacacaaag aAGCAGTTCCTTCTGCAGGGCTCCATATATAGATATCCCGGCGGAGAGGCAGCAGGGCTCTCTGTCCCCTGGGGCCCCCATGGCGCGGAGCGTCAGCGCTTTTGGACCCCTGGAGGAGTCGCCGCGGCCCCTGCACAGGGTCCCTACCGGCAGCCTGCCTAGCCGTCTGAATGAGgccaca gATCCGTTGAGTATGGAGTGGCGTCTGCACCACCCAGAGCCAGTGACCGTGCCCTACCTGAGCCCTCTGGTCTTGTGGAAGGAGCTAGAGAGCCTGCTGGAGAATGAGGgagaccag GCCATCACTCTGTCAGGGCTGGTGGATCACCATCCCATAATATTCTGGAACCTTGTCTGGTATTTCCGCCGACTAGATCTGCCCAGCAACCTGCCAGGCCTCATCCTGACATCAGACCACTGCAATAGAGGATCTCAG GTTCCTCGTGACTGGATGTCTGAGGACAGTAAGCACGTGCTGGTGCAGATCCTGTGGGACAACCTGAAGCTTCACCAGGACCCCATACAGCCCTTCTACATCCTGTGGAACACACAAA gTCTGAGTTACCCCATGTGTAGGCTGGGGAATGacaaggagagtgtgtttggagaggaggtgctgcagggCGTGGTGAGGAGCATCCAGCGCAACGACATCCACACCCCCATGTGTCACATCCTCCAGCTGCTCGCACACACCCTCGGAGTCCAcagacagag GAGTCTGTACAGGGACATCCTCTTCTTATCTTTGGTTGCTTTGGGCAAAGACAACATTGACATTG atGCGTTTGACCGTGAGTATAAGCTGGCGTATGACCGTATGTCTCCTGCTCTGGTCAAGCTCACTCACAACTGTGACCGGCCCCCCAGCACAGGGGTCATGGAGTGCAGAAAAACCTTTGGAGAGCCTTATCTCTGA